The sequence TTGCTGCAAATTTGGCTGTAAATTGTTGAGAGGCCTTGGAAAGGGGATGTGCTTTCATCCAAACCCTATCCTTCCTGGAGTAAGTCACATTCCTACGACCGGCATCATAAAAACGTTTCTGTTTCTCTTTAGCTCGAGACTAATTCTTTTTTACCATCTCCTGCAAATCTTTAAGAACCCTGAGCCTGGTCTGGTGTGGTTCTAGAACACGTTCAAAAGGTCCTTTCAACCTTCTGTGCAAGAGTAATTCTGCTGGCGAGTATCCAGTACTCCCCTGAACAGCAGAATTAATAGCATACCTCAGCTCTGGCAAATAATGATCCCAATGATTATGTTCACCAAACACGTAAGATGCTATCATCCCCTTAACGGTCCGATTCACCCGTTCTGTGAAGTTGGTTTGGGGATGGTATGCTGTTGTCAATTTTTGCACCACTCCCCACCTGCTACACAGCTCCTGTAAAATTTCAGAAGTAAATTGAGGACCTCTGTCCGACAACAAAAAATTCGGAACACCCCACCTCGTCAATACTTCCTTCCTCAGCGTCTGTGCAATTGTCACAGCAGTAGCTTTTCGAAGGGGAAACAACTCCACCCAATGGCTATAATAATCTACTACCACCATTAACTGGGTGTTACCTTGAGTACTACGAGGCAATGGACCCATAAGATCCACGCCGAGCAATTCCCACGCTTCATGTGCTTCCGTCTGCTGTAACAGGCCCGCTGGTTTACGACACTCAGGCTTACACTGTTGACACCGGACGCAATTTTTAACAAACTCTGAAACAGCTCTCCACATATTTGGCCAAAAGGCAACATCCATTAACCTTTTTTGTGTCTTATAACGGCCAAAATGCCCACTTAATGGGTTGGAATGATATGCTTCCAGCATAGTCTGTCGAAGGATCTGTGGGACATACACTTTGAAATAGGTTCCCTTGGAAGGATGAGTCACCTTCCGGTAAACCTTGTCCTCTAGAATAACAAATCCAGAACCGGAATCATCAGGACTCTGCATGTTATCAATTACACTCTGATATACTCTTCGGACCTCTTCATCTTGCTGCTGTGCTGTCCAGATATCCTCATCAGAGAGAGGAAACTGCAGGACCAGACTATCTGGGGTTTGCTTAGTATAAGCCGCGATTATTGGGGTAGAGTCAGGGCTACTAATACGGGACAAAGCGTCGGGAGCACTGTTAAGCTTTCCTTTGTATTCAAGGGTAAATTCAAACTCTTGTAATTTCAAAGCCCAACGAATCAGACGAGAGTTTGCCTTGGTAGTGTTAAACACCCAAAGGAGAGACGCATGATCGGTCACAACAATAAATGACTTGCCCTCCAAATAATGCCGCCACCTTTCAATCGCCCAAACAACAGccaaacactctctctctgtgGTAGAATAATTCCTTTCTGCACCAGTAAGCGTACGGCTTGCATATGCTAGTACTTTTTCAGTCGTACCAAACGTAGATGGTCGTTGACCAAGAATGGCACCCAAACCTGTTGAACTAGCATCTGTATAAACTATAAATGTGCAAGCATGGTTAGGGTGTCCCAATATTGGTGAAGAAGAAAGGTGCATTTTCAAATTCTCAAAAGCAGCCTGATAATCAGCTGACCACTGGAAACGGACTTGTAAACTCCACCTGTTTAGCCCAACGAAGGAATCCAACAGCTGGTCGAAGGAATACTGCGTGTTCGTCTTTTCGGGCGCTTCTATAAAGGACACAGTAATTTATTAAAGTGTGAAGATCCAATTTTAAATCTgactccatgttttaatttaatctgaCTCTAATTGTATGTAGTTTCCTTgagtttgttacatttataaattacaGCTGATCGAATgattagttgtgatttaatttagatctTTGATCTCTCTGAGTATCTCTTCTTCTCACTATCTTCGTTCATCAAGGGACCCGATATCTCTTAGAGATATGTTTCGCGAATTACATTCTCAAACACAGACGAGCCGGTTCTGATATTAGTCAGAGGATTGCAGAgtgaatattttacctttaagtgGTTGCGCCTGCTTACTCATCTTAAAGCGTAATGGGAATAATAATCACAGGAACTACAACTTGCTAATACAGTGacagtcagaaatcagattatcgcTAATGTGGTGCTCCATGCTCCCAGCATTGCGTCCTGCTGTTTGATCTATCCCGAGACAACGTTTGCGGAAATACCAGACTCCGTTTGATCGTACTAAAAGAAGCGGCCTTAGAATAATACAAGATTAATcaaagttaatgtttatttagccaggcaaaatcatcaaaatatagtcaaattaaAAGACAATGATACACAACTGATCAGCATACAATGTTACTCAAGTATAAAATAGTATAAACAGTTTCAAAGAGTCATCATTTTACCTGGCTTCTAGAAACACACGGGAACAGTGTGGGAAGTTCTGGATACAGATGCTTCCTCGAGTGGTTTGCTCCTTTCCCTTAAATACTCCCCCAGATCAaagaacaataaacatttagcaCCCAAATATTTATGCAGATCTTGGTTCTTTTCTCAGACCCAAATGGTCCCACCTATCCTTGAGGCCTGACAGCAAATGTTTATCAAAAGATCTTTATGAGCATCTCCTACACCAGAGGAACAAACCCGGTTGTCCTTCTTTTACGACCTGTTTTACTAGAGCTGGAATGTCACCAGTTCCCCTGATGTGAGAATGAAACCTGTTTACCAATCACACCAAAAGTATTtgtattgaccatacagaaacAGCTTGTGGCAGTATCTGTGATATTTGCATGTGACCCAGAGGGTGAGAGGGTCATATCTCGGCAGGGGTGAGGAAATAGGATTGGGCCAGGTGCAGTCTTGTTTACTCTTGCATTCAGATAGTGAAGttttattgtctttattgtctttattgcagctTTAAATCCCTTTAGTTTGTTCTCAGGTGAAATCCATTCTTACAGTTCCGCCCTTGGTCCCTTGGAGCAGAGACAGAGCAGTCTCCGAGGGGCCACCACCagggatttctttttttttttacagctgcACTTTCCGTAGGGCTGGTATCTGTAATGGGCTGAGTGCAATGGCCATGTTGGTTGAAGTGCGCATTGCTCGAAGAAGACATCTGAAGTAGCAGCACTGACAGAGTGTGAATAAGAAGATGAACACACTGGCCATGGCACATCCACGGAACATCCAGTCCCACCATGTGTACGCATACTGTGCTGAACGCGTCGAAGAACTAGACAGGATCTCGGCAGTCTTTTTCGCCAGATTTGCCTCCACTTGTGCTTGGTTGAGATGGTATTCAGTCTGCAGGATCATTTCTTGTACTAAGTCCATTGTGTTGACCAAATCTTGTGTGCTTTGTTCATAAAAAGTGTCCTCCCACCAGGGGGAAACATCCGCGTCCATTGGTACCCTTCCAAGGATGTTGATCTGACCCATTGAAAAGTCCTCTTTCACTTCTAAACAGAAAGTGTGGTTAGCAGGGCAGGTCAGACCTCCATAGGTGAAGGAATTCATCTCACTGACGATGCACCACTGTGTGTGAGACACTTGAACAGCATCAGAATGTCCATGCAATGACTGGACGTTAACAAGCTTAGAGTCATTGGCAGAAAAAGGCTGTAAAGTGTTGCAGGTGCAAATAACGTAACTTGATGTTTCATGACAACAACTGCGAGTGGTAAACAAGGTTTCAATGCCCCTCAAAGTCATATACCCCGTAAGATAGTCCCATTTTATGATCTGATCCTTCACTACAACGCCAATAGAGCGTATGGTAGTGGAATTTAAGTAAACTTGATCTGGGTGAATTAAAGGGAAAGTGGCAAAGAACCCAATACAGCCAGTACATTCATTTCCAGTATACATCATTAATGTTGATAATAATTCAGagtatttaatatttttcattttctctGATGCAAGCCATCTATGCAGATCTAAGATTTCAATAAGATCATTTAGAACATGTCTAGGTGTTTTATAGAGACGAAGATCTAAAATCTCTTGTCTCGCTGCAGTAAACAAATCCTGTGCATACAACCTACAGGCTAAGTCATGCTCGATGGTACGGGTCTGATTAAAAATTGTCTGGCTGGTCGTCAGAAGCGCCTGCGCCTCAGATCTGACCgctttaataatattttcattacTATTAGTGATGTGTTGAAAACCAGTGGCCACCTGATTTGCCAACCATGTTGAAAATTGAGATTGACCTGTTATTTTGTAATTGTTGGATATAGAATTTACTGAACCAAAAAGGCCTGCTATATTTCCAAAAATGTCTCGTTTAGTGCGAACAGGTGGAATTTGGACTGCAAGTCTATTTTTGTAATCAGAAACTAAATCATCGATGCGTGACTGTAGCCATGTGTATGTTTTGTCATTAATATCACAGTGCTTTTCGTAGGCAGACAAAATATTAGAGATGTTATACGTCACATGTGTTATTACAAGATTGACATCATGAAGCAAAGTCTTATTCACATTTCCTCTGATCAGACCACCTGGAGGAGTGGGATGTAATTTTGGACACTGTGTGGGTTTCCTGTATCCACAGGTAGTCAAGTTAAAGCAATGGTGTAAAGTCCATGAGCAATTGTGAGGGCTAGTAAAATTGTCCAGATTTGCCTCACATTTTCCCACACAGTATGTTCCTTCTTTCCGACTAGTccaaacaaatgtttttacaaTACTGCTCGGTGTCCGTTTTGTCAGATTGAACAGAAGTTCCGTAAACTTCAAATGTGTGTCGTTATGCGATGTTGTGTGAGTGCACCTATATGTTGCTGGTTCCAGATCCGTACTTGAATAACATTTTTTAGGATCTGTGCCATAATTATTTTTCTCATAAAATGTGTGCAGTTTACCAATTTCTGAATCTGGGAAAACTTTAAGTTGCTCCCAGGCCGTAATGTTATGGTGAAATCGGGGTGCATGTGTGTAACCAGTGAGGTTTTGGTATGGGAGATGGGTAGAACCTGTGCTACAGCAGATTTTTGTGAAGCAATTTGGTTCCGGTGCTAATCCGGGGGGCCATGTGACTATTTTTTTGTATGCGATTGAAGTATAAGATGTGAATGGCCCCTTGTTATATTTCCATACCCATCTCTCGCATCctagggtgtgtgtgagtgtgatgcGTTGTCCCAGTTCGATGCAGGTTGGTCCGGATACCAACCTGGCGTCCGGACTCCATGGAATTGCAGTGATTGTCCTGCGAAGGAAGAAGATCATAATTAATTCACTGGACCTTTGAATGGTTTACACTGGGACATGTGGTACCATCTTAATTTTCCTCTGATGGTCACGGCCACGCAGCTGTTGCAAACAGCTTTAATTTCATAGGGCCCGTGCCATCTAGGGGAAAATGCGTTTTGTTTCACAAAGACGCGTACCATCACCACATCCCCTTCTGAAAATTTTCTttcagtggttgggttaaattgTGCATCATTTGACAGGTCTGACTGTTTTTGTTTCAGTACAGCCTGTGCGTGCAACACCTTCAATCTTTCTTGCAATTTCACCAACACAGTCTGCTGAGTCGCAAGCATGAGGGGCCCCAGATCTGCTGGGGAAATTTCTGGATCAATGGGTAACTTCATCACCCTTCCAGTCATAAGCTCATATGGGCTAATGCCTGTCGCTTTTGATGGGGTTGCTCGCAGCACAGTCAGAACTGTGGGTAAGACATCAATCCACCTGTTTTGGTGTTGTGCTATCTGTTTTGcaatattttcttttatggTGCGGTTAACACGTTCAACATTTCCCGAACTTTGTGGCCTGTAAGACACGTGAAGTCTTTGCTTGATGTTTAGCATTTTGCACATGTTTTTCATCACTTGTCCAGTAAAATGAGTCCCCTGATCAGATTCAATTTGAATTGGTGCTCCCCAAAGAGGGATGATTTGGTTCGCTATCACACGTGCCACAGTATTTGCCGTGTTATTGCGAGTGGGAATTGCTTCAACCCATTTCGAGAATTTATCAATTATGACAAGGCAATACCGATACCCCCCTTTGGTACTGGGTAGCGGACCAATGAAATCCAATTGTAAGGATTCCCAGGGCCCTTTCGGTGGTTCTGGTCTACGTAGGTTTGTTCGGCCTGGTTTTCCCTGGTTAATGGTAGCACACACCATGCAGGTGTTGCACCACCTTTCAATGTCCGCCATCATTCCCTGCCACCAAAACTGAGTTTGTATCAGCTGTGCTGTTTTTGTTGCAGATACATGCGCATAATCATGATATAATTTGATTATTGGTTTTTGGAGGGCTTCCGGAACGACAAATTTCCCATCTCGGAGTACTATGCCTTCAATTACATTCACCATCTGATCATGTTTCAAGTGTGGCACAAGTTCTCCGTCAGAGACCCACAGCTCTTGTTGATACTGTTTGAGGTCAATGGGTGTGACTTGGGCAGCACTTGCTACAGAAGCAGAGGATGTCTCTTTTTGCCACTGGTCGCCTTTGACTGCGGCCAGCTTAGCCAGTTGGTCAACAACATTATTGTTTTCCTCGTGCACATCTGGATTTTTGCTTATGTGTGCGCGTACTTTCACAATGGACATGGGGTTTTTTCGCGCTTGGACTGCTTTCCATATTGACGTTATGGTGTTGAAATGTTTTATAGGCGTTCCAGCAGAAGTGAGGAATTTTCTCAATTGCCATTGAGCCATAAAATCAGTTACAACCCCAAACGCATACCGACTATCTGTATACACGCAAAGTGGTTCAGGGTGTGCCTTAATCGCTTCTAGCAATGCAATGAGCTCGGCTTCCTGTGCGGATACGTTAGACGGTAATTTAAACAACAATTGTTGTCCAGCATCTGTGTCTGGAAGATTGGGGGCCCACACTGCACATCCAGCATAAAAATGACCATTCTGACAGAACCGTGAACCATCTATATACACAGGTGCTTGGCCTGGTAATGGTTGGTCATGAACAAGGCTTTGTGCCTCTTTTACAGGCTGGCATGTGTGTGGATTTCCCTCAACATCCCCAAGCAGATGTGGCAAAATTCGTGTGTTTTTTATGGTAATGTCACGCGCTTGAATGTCGGCTAGCCATCTCGCTAATCTTTGGGAAGAAACTCCCTTGATTCGGCCCTGTAACAACATTCGTACAGGCGTGTGCATTGTGTGTACAACAACAGGTTGAAAACCGACAATGGGCTCTGTTGTTTTTAGCATCCAATGCACCGCTAGCACGTGTTGCGTACATGGGTCAAATCCTTGCTCGACCAGAGATTTTTTCCGACTGTAATACGCGATTGGACGCAGTTTTCCCCCATATTCCTGAGCTAAGACTCCGCTTAGTGTTATTTCATGCGCGTCTACTTGAATGTGGAAAACTTTTGATACATTGGGGAATCCAAGGGCAGGCGCGGCGCACAAACGCTGTTTTAAATCACTAAATGCTTGTTCATGCTCGTCAGTCCATTCAAGGACAtcatttggttttgtttttcctTTTAGAAGCGAATACAACGGCGCAGCGGTGTTTGCATAATCAGGGATGAAGTCTCGTAAATAGTTGGCTGTTCCCAATACTTTTTGTAACGAGTTTAAAGTATGTGGTCGAGGCAGTTCGGCGATGCATTTCTTTCTATCGTCTGTTAAGGCTCTGTGGCTTTTCGTCAGAGTGTACCCTAAATAGTGTACCTCTTTTAGTGCAATTTGGGCTTTttctttgttcattttaaagCCTGCGTCACCTAACCTTTGTAACACCTCGTCAACCAGCTGCAAATGGTTCTCAATTTGTTTTCCTGTAgctatcaaaatgtcatccacatAGTGAACGACCTGGCCAGTCCCTAGTAAGGGACCGAGGACATCTGCCACAGCTCTGTGGAAAATGGCTGGGCTGTTGTGTAGGCCTTGTGGCATCCGCTCCCAGGTATACTgcatttgatttacagtaaatgcCAATTTCCATTGGTCTTCTAGTTTAACTTTAAGAGACCAAAAACCATTTTTGATGTCAAGCACTGTGAACCATGAAGCATCGGTTGAAACTTGTGATAAGATGGTAGCTGGATTTGCCACTATTGGTGTCGCTTTAGGTAGAACTTTGTTAAGACGCTGATAATCTATGCACAGACGCCATTTTCCATTAGGTTTTGGCACTGGCAAGCACGGTGAATTCGTAGTGGAACTGCATCGTCGAACTATTCCTCTGGCCTCAAGCTGTTGTACTATCTCATGAACAGCGACCTCTGCCTCTGGCTTGATGCGGTATTGCTTTTGCGGGGGAGGGGGCTCTCCCTCGATGCATACCTCAAAGTCAACAAGGCCGCAATCGTGCTCATG is a genomic window of Pseudorasbora parva isolate DD20220531a chromosome 12, ASM2467924v1, whole genome shotgun sequence containing:
- the LOC137093361 gene encoding uncharacterized protein, whose translation is MGNANGQNSDSDEDDVALVSSSLQGHLDLRERELSPGPAKEKKLPDERKQRSPIITRVKSGSVLRKPVKIAVLKTMTNADDEVTTISRPLTCEECTKHKEVVGMMPRKGPFQPYWDNLMLQASVYKLEIRDVWQVALLTIPDELKPKIPRELRNGEIIIKQEDEDDDDVTDLEPATYRCTHTTSHNDTHLKFTELLFNLTKRTPSSIVKTFVWTSRKEGTYCVGKCEANLDNFTSPHNCSWTLHHCFNLTTCGYRKPTQCPKLHPTPPGGLIRGNVNKTLLHDVNLVITHVTYNISNILSAYEKHCDINDKTYTWLQSRIDDLVSDYKNRLAVQIPPVRTKRDIFGNIAGLFGSVNSISNNYKITGQSQFSTWLANQVATGFQHITNSNENIIKAVRSEAQALLTTSQTIFNQTRTIEHDLACRLYAQDLFTAARQEILDLRLYKTPRHVLNDLIEILDLHRWLASEKMKNIKYSELLSTLMMYTGNECTGCIGFFATFPLIHPDQVYLNSTTIRSIGVVVKDQIIKWDYLTGYMTLRGIETLFTTRSCCHETSSYVICTCNTLQPFSANDSKLVNVQSLHGHSDAVQVSHTQWCIVSEMNSFTYGGLTCPANHTFCLEVKEDFSMGQINILGRVPMDADVSPWWEDTFYEQSTQDLVNTMDLVQEMILQTEYHLNQAQVEANLAKKTAEILSSSSTRSAQYAYTWWDWMFRGCAMASVFIFLFTLCQCCYFRCLLRAMRTSTNMAIALSPLQIPALRKVQL